One stretch of Oceanipulchritudo coccoides DNA includes these proteins:
- the pgmB gene encoding beta-phosphoglucomutase yields MEKQIKAVLFDLDGVIVFTDRYHYLGWKKLADEHGWAFDEEVNNGCRGVPRMESLEVILRHNGVELPEAEKEELATRKNAYYVELLKDINEEDVYPGAVEFLKKIRATGVKTGLCSSSKNAPLVLESLGLSDYFDAVVTGADIKNAKPDPEIFLLGAEWVGVAPENCVVFEDAPSGVAGALAAGMACVGVGSPELLTEAPVTITDYSTIDIDALLNNQLTGSPV; encoded by the coding sequence ATGGAGAAACAAATTAAAGCAGTTTTGTTCGACCTTGACGGGGTCATTGTTTTCACGGACCGGTATCATTACCTTGGCTGGAAAAAGCTTGCAGACGAGCACGGCTGGGCCTTTGACGAGGAGGTGAACAACGGCTGCCGCGGGGTTCCCCGGATGGAGTCGCTGGAGGTGATCCTGCGTCACAACGGGGTGGAATTGCCGGAGGCGGAAAAAGAGGAACTGGCGACTCGCAAGAATGCATACTATGTCGAGTTGTTGAAGGACATCAACGAGGAGGATGTTTATCCTGGTGCGGTGGAATTCCTGAAGAAAATCCGCGCCACAGGGGTCAAGACGGGCCTCTGTTCATCCAGCAAGAATGCCCCTCTGGTGCTCGAATCTCTCGGCCTCAGCGATTATTTTGACGCGGTTGTCACAGGCGCGGATATCAAGAACGCGAAGCCGGACCCGGAGATATTCCTTCTGGGTGCCGAGTGGGTGGGAGTTGCCCCCGAGAATTGTGTTGTCTTTGAGGATGCGCCTTCCGGTGTGGCGGGTGCGCTTGCGGCTGGCATGGCCTGTGTGGGTGTTGGCTCTCCAGAGTTGCTGACGGAGGCTCCTGTCACCATAACTGACTACAGCACGATCGATATTGATGCGTTGCTCAATAACCAGCTGACGGGGAGTCCTGTGTAA
- a CDS encoding glycosyl hydrolase family 65 protein, translating to MSDTTLVDTPTEAKGTIDPHWYAQGDSWLLEQDRWDPERNIYFETIFSLANGYMGYRGYREELDNHFPSIREGYLAGMFAKLPPVARKLVIHDYEWDSRQMVSLPEIFGALVMLNGELFNIADGKLLTYRQKLDMRSGVLERNIEWDTDTGYRTRLRFTRFLSAATPNLAVHKIDIEPVNWSGPAEIWWDYDIGQRTVFRCGDPARAHVDCSHFEILEADAEGDTVSGLVQTVGTGHKIGIASRLVGSPAASQVEGDSLLSQSVRERVKAGTKVSIVRYTAISTTRDAGVKDPSNSVTGILKTAAESGYESLLTAQKTVWESRWRKADIEIDGPARDQALVRFGIFSLLQVAPFHADNLSVPARCYAYNRYNGLYFWDGEIFLLPFYQSCQPEVARNMLKFRCGTIDGARRNAQLLGAKGAIFPWQGDADFGEEQAPWGLYEYLWHQNADIIYAFDQYARSTGDNRFIFDDGLEVLAETARFWASKFELDADGQYHLDGTVGPDEAEEHGPDNGYTCMMAQRSLEISSRWWAKAMEEAPELAREMAAKLELGVDEIAQWQTIASLVSMPELEECPGVPLQDAFLLKRKREDLSNMTVDEFWQRRGEVQVIKQADIVLAMYLLEDKFTREQIKCGYEFYEPRTLHVSSLSYNTHSIVAAIIGHDEEAYEYFHRAAGLDLDNLRNATKDGLHAAALGGVWQMALAGFMGMRIREDHLFFQPSLPKVWKQVRFPVEYRGWKLQVTADSGSLKIKVSGTGHEAAQLRVGTEMFALASDQTIEITL from the coding sequence ATGAGTGACACTACCCTTGTTGATACCCCGACCGAGGCAAAGGGAACAATTGATCCGCACTGGTATGCCCAGGGTGATTCCTGGCTGTTGGAGCAGGACCGATGGGACCCGGAGCGAAATATTTACTTCGAGACAATTTTCTCACTCGCCAACGGCTATATGGGCTACCGCGGCTACCGGGAGGAACTGGACAACCATTTTCCGTCGATCCGGGAAGGCTACCTTGCAGGAATGTTTGCCAAGCTGCCACCAGTAGCGCGAAAGCTTGTGATCCATGACTACGAATGGGATTCACGCCAGATGGTTTCCTTGCCGGAGATTTTCGGTGCATTGGTGATGCTGAACGGCGAGCTCTTCAACATTGCTGACGGGAAGCTGCTGACTTACAGACAGAAACTGGACATGCGGTCCGGTGTTCTCGAGCGCAATATTGAGTGGGATACAGACACTGGCTATCGCACGCGCCTGCGCTTTACCCGTTTTCTATCGGCCGCGACTCCGAACCTCGCGGTGCATAAGATCGACATTGAGCCGGTCAATTGGAGCGGACCGGCGGAAATCTGGTGGGATTACGATATCGGCCAGCGAACCGTTTTCCGTTGTGGTGATCCAGCCCGTGCGCATGTCGATTGCTCCCACTTTGAGATACTGGAAGCAGACGCCGAGGGAGACACGGTCTCGGGCCTTGTCCAGACTGTTGGAACCGGCCACAAAATTGGGATTGCCAGCCGCCTCGTGGGCAGCCCGGCGGCCAGCCAGGTGGAGGGAGACAGCTTGTTGTCGCAATCTGTCAGGGAACGTGTGAAGGCCGGAACCAAGGTTTCAATTGTTCGCTATACAGCCATTTCAACTACACGTGATGCGGGTGTTAAGGATCCGTCCAACTCGGTGACGGGGATTCTGAAAACCGCTGCTGAATCCGGCTATGAATCCCTTCTCACCGCTCAAAAAACCGTATGGGAAAGCCGTTGGCGCAAGGCGGATATTGAGATCGACGGTCCAGCCCGGGATCAGGCCTTGGTCCGATTCGGAATTTTCAGCCTGCTGCAGGTTGCGCCGTTCCATGCTGACAACCTGAGTGTCCCCGCCAGGTGCTACGCCTATAATCGCTACAACGGCCTGTACTTCTGGGACGGGGAAATTTTCCTCCTTCCCTTCTACCAGTCTTGCCAACCGGAGGTAGCCCGCAACATGCTGAAGTTCCGTTGCGGGACGATCGACGGAGCGCGGCGCAATGCACAACTCCTCGGGGCCAAAGGGGCCATTTTTCCCTGGCAGGGCGACGCGGATTTTGGAGAGGAACAGGCACCATGGGGGCTTTACGAGTATCTTTGGCACCAGAATGCGGATATCATTTATGCCTTTGACCAGTATGCCCGCAGTACCGGGGACAACCGATTTATTTTCGATGACGGCCTTGAGGTGTTGGCAGAAACAGCACGCTTCTGGGCATCGAAATTTGAGCTGGATGCAGACGGCCAGTATCATCTTGACGGCACTGTCGGCCCGGATGAGGCGGAGGAGCATGGTCCCGACAACGGCTACACCTGCATGATGGCGCAGCGCAGCCTTGAAATCAGCTCCCGCTGGTGGGCAAAGGCAATGGAAGAGGCACCTGAACTTGCAAGGGAAATGGCAGCGAAGCTGGAGCTTGGCGTTGATGAAATTGCCCAGTGGCAAACCATCGCCTCCCTTGTCAGCATGCCGGAACTGGAAGAGTGTCCCGGGGTGCCCCTGCAGGATGCCTTCCTGCTCAAGCGCAAGCGTGAAGATCTCTCCAATATGACGGTGGACGAGTTCTGGCAACGCCGTGGCGAGGTACAAGTGATCAAGCAGGCGGATATTGTCCTGGCGATGTACCTGCTGGAGGACAAGTTCACGCGCGAGCAGATCAAGTGCGGCTACGAATTCTACGAGCCGCGAACGTTGCACGTCTCCTCGCTCAGCTATAACACGCATTCCATTGTAGCGGCCATTATCGGGCACGATGAGGAGGCCTACGAATATTTCCACCGGGCTGCCGGACTGGACCTCGATAACCTCCGTAACGCCACCAAGGATGGCCTGCATGCCGCCGCCCTCGGAGGGGTCTGGCAAATGGCACTGGCTGGCTTCATGGGTATGCGGATACGGGAGGACCACTTGTTTTTCCAACCCTCTCTTCCAAAGGTATGGAAACAAGTTCGTTTCCCTGTGGAGTATCGCGGATGGAAATTGCAGGTCACTGCTGATAGCGGGTCGCTGAAAATTAAGGTCAGTGGAACGGGGCATGAAGCTGCTCAGCTTCGTGTGGGAACGGAGATGTTTGCGCTGGCCTCCGACCAGACCATCGAAATTACCCTTTGA
- a CDS encoding glycoside hydrolase family 65 protein yields MNTSEERSAGADDWTVAVNGWDPEKVTHHGNLFLLGNGCMGYRGTLEEFGPDEKVGILIPGLYDRVGDAWREPVNAPNALFTRIAINGKWLNPLDIKPDAHQQSLDLRTATHRRLTRFTVDGVRVLLSAERFLSADKVNLMAMQFVIEIQGQAEVTVETGIDQRIWDLNGPHLEGFSASQVDGTLLLESSTHEKGEPVAVAERALWQSKVPVGSETVDGSMRRWQFSADGSVSLALEKVATVHTSLDQHGVTDIDELACRELAVASEAGYKKLHAAHREVWEQRWNRADITIDGDREGQNALRYSIYQLLSAAPFHSEHLSIPARALSGQVYKGAIFWDTEIFMLPFFLATFPEVARNLVRYRIHTLDGAKEKAREYGHVGAFYPWEGQEGGFDACTLFNVTDVFTHRPMRTYFRDKQIHISGDVAWAVWRYVQVTGDHVLLWSGGFEVMLECARFFLSWAYRTSDDKHFVLLDVTGPDEYHERVNNNAYTNYLVRHCVRAMLEAARIMAESDPEKFSELASALGFNDAERDCLQDFADRLHLPQPNPRNGIIEQFDGYFQLEDCSLDQLKGRIIDPNEYLGGGSGLATTTCILKQADTVLATFLFDDIFSPAQKEANWNFYEPRTEHGSSLSACVYSLVATEIGKPDFAYEYFLKTATIDLHGNSKQHVGTLYIGGTHPAANGGAWMVAVLGFAGLNLLPDQVRFRPRLPSQWNGLCFSFCWQGLLASVSIDNDVIEVHADPTNSSPIPCAFDGTLQHCQPGQVLSLPFV; encoded by the coding sequence ATGAACACTTCCGAGGAGCGATCCGCCGGCGCGGATGACTGGACAGTTGCCGTTAATGGCTGGGATCCGGAAAAAGTGACCCATCACGGGAACCTCTTTCTCCTCGGCAACGGGTGTATGGGCTATCGTGGTACCCTGGAGGAATTTGGACCAGACGAGAAAGTCGGTATCCTCATCCCTGGACTTTATGACAGGGTGGGGGATGCCTGGCGTGAACCCGTCAACGCCCCCAATGCGCTCTTTACGCGTATCGCGATCAATGGGAAGTGGCTCAACCCTCTCGATATAAAGCCCGACGCACATCAGCAAAGTCTTGATCTCAGGACGGCCACCCACCGCCGCCTGACCCGTTTTACTGTGGACGGGGTCCGGGTTTTGTTGTCCGCTGAACGCTTTCTTAGTGCCGACAAGGTGAATCTGATGGCAATGCAATTTGTCATTGAAATCCAAGGACAAGCCGAAGTAACCGTCGAAACCGGAATTGACCAGCGGATCTGGGATCTGAACGGTCCTCACCTGGAAGGCTTTTCCGCCTCGCAGGTTGATGGCACACTTTTGCTTGAGTCGAGCACTCACGAGAAAGGCGAGCCGGTTGCTGTCGCTGAGCGTGCCCTGTGGCAATCAAAGGTCCCTGTCGGCTCGGAAACCGTTGATGGTTCAATGCGCCGCTGGCAGTTTTCTGCGGATGGTTCTGTCTCGCTCGCTCTCGAGAAGGTAGCCACAGTCCATACGTCCCTTGATCAACACGGTGTTACAGATATTGACGAACTGGCCTGCAGGGAGTTGGCGGTTGCCTCCGAGGCAGGTTACAAAAAGCTCCACGCGGCGCACAGGGAGGTCTGGGAGCAACGATGGAATCGTGCCGACATCACTATTGACGGTGACCGGGAGGGGCAGAATGCACTGCGTTACAGCATTTACCAGTTGCTTTCCGCAGCTCCCTTTCATTCTGAACATCTTTCGATTCCTGCGCGCGCCCTTTCCGGTCAGGTCTACAAGGGGGCCATCTTCTGGGATACGGAGATTTTCATGTTGCCGTTCTTCCTGGCAACCTTCCCCGAGGTGGCACGCAACCTTGTCCGCTACAGGATTCACACCCTCGACGGAGCAAAGGAAAAGGCCCGCGAGTACGGCCATGTTGGTGCTTTTTATCCATGGGAAGGGCAGGAGGGTGGCTTTGACGCATGCACGCTTTTCAACGTTACCGACGTCTTCACGCATCGTCCAATGCGCACATACTTCCGGGACAAGCAGATCCACATCAGCGGGGATGTTGCATGGGCTGTCTGGAGGTATGTTCAAGTAACCGGCGACCATGTCCTGCTTTGGAGTGGAGGTTTCGAGGTCATGCTCGAGTGTGCCCGATTTTTTCTTTCATGGGCGTATCGGACATCCGACGACAAGCACTTCGTCCTGCTTGATGTCACCGGGCCCGATGAGTATCACGAGCGTGTCAATAATAATGCCTACACCAACTATCTCGTTCGCCACTGCGTCCGCGCAATGCTTGAGGCGGCACGGATTATGGCTGAATCTGATCCGGAAAAATTTAGTGAGCTTGCTTCAGCCCTTGGCTTCAATGATGCTGAGCGGGACTGCCTTCAGGATTTTGCGGATCGTCTTCATCTTCCACAACCAAATCCCAGGAATGGAATTATCGAACAGTTCGATGGTTACTTTCAACTTGAGGACTGCTCTCTTGACCAACTAAAGGGCCGTATCATAGACCCCAATGAGTATTTGGGTGGTGGTAGTGGGTTAGCCACGACAACATGTATTCTTAAACAGGCCGATACCGTACTTGCGACCTTTCTTTTCGATGACATCTTCTCTCCCGCCCAGAAAGAGGCCAACTGGAATTTCTACGAGCCGCGCACCGAGCACGGCTCCAGCCTGAGCGCCTGTGTCTACTCTCTTGTCGCAACAGAGATCGGTAAGCCCGATTTTGCCTATGAATATTTTCTCAAGACAGCCACGATCGACCTTCACGGAAATTCCAAACAGCATGTGGGAACCCTCTATATCGGAGGAACTCATCCTGCGGCCAATGGTGGAGCGTGGATGGTTGCGGTTCTGGGTTTTGCGGGTCTGAACCTCCTCCCTGATCAGGTGCGATTCCGCCCGCGCCTGCCGTCACAATGGAATGGGCTATGCTTCTCATTCTGCTGGCAGGGCCTGCTCGCCTCTGTCTCAATTGATAATGATGTCATAGAGGTCCATGCAGATCCCACCAATTCCAGTCCAATTCCGTGCGCCTTCGATGGAACCCTTCAGCACTGCCAGCCAGGTCAGGTGCTGTCCCTTCCCTTTGTCTGA
- a CDS encoding alpha-amylase family glycosyl hydrolase: MRLRSPTLLIPISACVALWADLAGEADRTFQDEVIYFVMTDRFDNGDLSNDTGGLDAGLHRTIHGYDPTDAEFYHGGDIAGLRQRLDYIEGLGATAIWVTPVMKNKPYQYPTAGYHGYWMTDFLNVDPHLGTNEEFRQFVNDAHARGMRVILDIVINHTADVIYFQEGQYSYVSKTSSPYRDASGYVFDDIDFAADGINNPVFPVLSTGTSFPYTPLVAAPESNVKNPAWLNNPLYYHNRGNSSFSGESSVYGDFYGLDDLFTEHPDVLDGMVDVFSHWIREYRIDGFRVDTVKHVNLSFWETFGERIRVVARDEGIDHFFLFGEVYDADVPFVSAFTTTGSLDANLDFGLAFQLRDFISRQYSPDGLKNYLAQDDQHTDADSSALVQPTFLGNHDMGRWAGFLRQDNPTLSDQPLISLWKTGYALLFFMRGQPVIYYGDGQGFYGTGGYSAAREDMMPSQTPAYMAANLVGTYATPAANNFDTAHPMYLALAEMAQLYHAEETLRRGAFQMLEVSASMTIAFRRYNVNNGEEFLVVANANRRDSVQVQLPVMSGNENSSYRVVYNSESTQQETYTANGGNVSFNVGPQRVVVLKSLDPVPGTQASITSIAFSGLSDGDALKGRTRSRDGQTYPLRPVVEIDVTADRNPSVKLELIQPDGQRMDLGTDRSPPYRFYPDLSGFALGTRFALEVTASISNTVQSEIVRDLRWNPEDLAENVVVHFQPGLSSIDGWRLTAKGPGLAGGVPQEAEFIIETDFGWAAYLSPEDMSQPLQIQISKGAGTTVGIDRQFHEGHTIIPSETPHVYSVESQASLFFHEAEATGEFQFFLSGVSGTQILMQLRFGDGTVSGWTSAREKIGSEWQFVLPASQEGSHAYWNAPCSIELQVDGQLLPVSRKFVPAIAGTWWIDAGAEGGVFRSPLESANTMRIHYHRSDGDYGNYASSNFADYWGLDVWQGAATDTPWDQPLKPAGTDSFGVYFDIPLAKGAYLLAYVIHRGENKDPGNNQFVRFSDYGHEVWQVSGTETSKPYVLDTSPVRPTGYPLSLEDARARPVSLLPAPDSMDLSIETLPGRLYKLQSSPDLINWTDASNPFEGDGEIHSLQIDGNPEVNWLRFTIQ; encoded by the coding sequence ATGAGACTTCGATCCCCAACATTGTTAATCCCTATTAGCGCGTGTGTGGCTCTATGGGCTGATCTGGCGGGGGAAGCCGACCGGACCTTCCAGGATGAGGTCATTTACTTTGTCATGACCGACCGCTTTGACAACGGGGACCTGTCAAATGACACGGGTGGGCTCGATGCTGGACTGCACCGGACGATCCATGGGTACGATCCGACCGACGCGGAATTCTATCACGGCGGTGACATTGCTGGGCTTCGGCAGCGCCTTGACTACATCGAGGGGTTGGGGGCGACGGCCATCTGGGTGACGCCGGTGATGAAGAACAAACCGTACCAGTATCCTACTGCCGGGTATCACGGTTACTGGATGACAGATTTTCTCAATGTTGATCCCCACCTCGGGACGAACGAGGAATTCAGGCAATTCGTGAATGACGCCCATGCGCGTGGCATGCGGGTCATCCTGGACATTGTCATCAACCACACGGCCGATGTGATTTACTTTCAGGAAGGTCAATACTCCTATGTAAGCAAGACTTCCTCCCCATACAGGGATGCAAGCGGATATGTATTCGATGATATCGACTTTGCGGCAGACGGAATAAACAACCCGGTCTTTCCTGTGCTTTCTACAGGCACAAGCTTTCCATACACACCGCTGGTTGCTGCCCCAGAATCCAATGTCAAGAATCCGGCCTGGCTGAACAACCCTCTTTATTATCATAATCGCGGCAACAGCAGCTTCAGCGGGGAAAGCTCCGTCTACGGGGATTTCTACGGGTTGGACGACCTGTTCACCGAACACCCCGACGTGCTGGATGGAATGGTGGACGTATTCAGTCACTGGATACGCGAGTACCGGATCGACGGATTCCGGGTGGACACGGTGAAGCATGTCAACCTCAGCTTCTGGGAGACCTTTGGGGAGCGGATCCGTGTCGTGGCAAGGGATGAGGGCATTGATCACTTCTTTCTTTTTGGCGAAGTCTATGACGCGGATGTTCCCTTTGTGAGTGCCTTCACGACGACGGGCAGCCTGGATGCCAATCTTGATTTCGGTCTGGCCTTCCAACTGCGGGATTTCATTTCCCGTCAGTACTCCCCGGACGGCCTGAAGAACTACCTCGCTCAGGACGACCAGCACACAGATGCGGATTCAAGCGCCCTTGTTCAACCGACATTCCTTGGCAACCACGACATGGGTCGATGGGCTGGATTTCTCAGGCAAGACAACCCCACCCTCTCGGACCAGCCGCTGATCTCCCTGTGGAAGACCGGCTATGCCTTGCTCTTTTTCATGCGTGGCCAACCAGTGATCTACTATGGCGACGGACAAGGGTTCTACGGAACAGGTGGCTATTCAGCAGCGCGGGAAGACATGATGCCGAGCCAGACCCCGGCCTACATGGCCGCCAATCTCGTCGGCACCTATGCAACACCGGCCGCCAACAATTTCGACACCGCTCACCCGATGTACCTCGCTCTCGCGGAAATGGCGCAGCTTTACCATGCCGAGGAAACCCTGCGGCGGGGAGCATTCCAGATGCTCGAAGTCAGCGCCTCGATGACCATCGCCTTCAGGCGTTATAATGTGAACAACGGGGAGGAGTTTCTTGTTGTCGCCAATGCCAACCGGCGCGACAGCGTTCAAGTACAGCTGCCGGTCATGAGCGGGAACGAAAACAGCTCCTACAGGGTGGTGTATAATTCAGAAAGCACGCAACAGGAGACCTACACGGCCAATGGCGGAAACGTGAGCTTCAATGTGGGACCACAGCGGGTGGTGGTATTGAAGTCACTGGATCCGGTCCCGGGAACTCAAGCTTCCATCACTTCAATCGCATTTTCCGGTCTATCCGACGGGGACGCGCTCAAGGGACGTACACGTTCACGCGACGGCCAGACCTACCCGCTGCGTCCTGTTGTCGAAATCGATGTCACGGCCGACCGCAACCCATCCGTCAAACTTGAGTTGATCCAACCCGATGGTCAGCGGATGGATCTGGGCACCGACCGATCTCCACCCTACCGCTTCTACCCGGATCTCTCCGGTTTTGCCCTCGGGACCCGGTTCGCGCTGGAAGTGACCGCGAGTATTTCCAATACCGTCCAATCAGAAATTGTCCGGGATTTGCGGTGGAATCCCGAAGATCTTGCAGAAAATGTTGTCGTGCACTTTCAACCGGGCCTCTCCAGTATCGACGGATGGCGACTCACGGCAAAGGGCCCTGGACTGGCCGGCGGGGTGCCCCAGGAAGCCGAATTCATAATAGAGACGGATTTTGGCTGGGCGGCTTATCTTTCTCCGGAGGACATGAGCCAGCCACTACAGATACAGATCTCCAAGGGTGCCGGAACGACTGTTGGAATCGATCGGCAATTTCATGAGGGGCACACGATCATTCCTTCAGAGACCCCGCATGTTTATTCCGTTGAAAGCCAAGCAAGTCTGTTCTTCCACGAGGCCGAGGCGACCGGAGAATTCCAGTTCTTCCTGTCGGGTGTATCGGGGACACAAATACTCATGCAACTGCGCTTCGGGGATGGAACAGTTTCCGGTTGGACGAGCGCAAGGGAAAAAATTGGGAGCGAATGGCAGTTTGTTTTACCGGCCTCCCAGGAAGGAAGCCATGCCTATTGGAACGCGCCCTGCTCGATTGAGCTCCAGGTGGACGGGCAGCTGTTACCCGTCTCACGGAAGTTCGTCCCCGCCATAGCAGGCACGTGGTGGATCGATGCGGGAGCCGAGGGCGGCGTATTTCGTTCCCCACTTGAATCGGCCAACACGATGCGTATCCATTACCATCGGTCGGATGGCGATTACGGAAACTACGCCTCCTCCAACTTTGCTGACTACTGGGGACTGGATGTCTGGCAGGGTGCGGCCACCGATACTCCGTGGGATCAGCCACTCAAGCCGGCCGGTACGGATTCCTTCGGGGTGTATTTTGATATTCCACTGGCTAAAGGAGCCTACCTGCTGGCCTATGTCATTCACCGCGGGGAAAACAAGGATCCAGGCAACAACCAGTTTGTGCGATTCAGCGACTACGGCCACGAGGTCTGGCAAGTCAGTGGAACTGAAACAAGCAAGCCATACGTGCTGGACACCTCCCCTGTAAGGCCAACAGGCTATCCACTCTCGCTTGAAGACGCCCGTGCGAGACCTGTCAGTCTGTTACCCGCCCCTGACAGCATGGACCTGTCCATCGAAACCCTTCCAGGCCGGCTCTATAAACTGCAGTCATCTCCAGACTTGATAAACTGGACAGATGCCTCCAACCCCTTTGAGGGCGATGGCGAGATTCACTCATTACAGATTGACGGCAATCCAGAGGTAAACTGGCTGCGCTTCACGATTCAGTAG